The genomic stretch CTCATTTGAAAAGTCTTTTCATAAAGAATTTtatggtataatttttataatttttagagTAGTATATTTTTGTAAAATGAAAGTTAAAGGCTCaccttaaaaaaaacaaaaacgtcaTACAATATGAAACGGAGGGAGTACTTAATATATACATTAATTGCATTGGTGAATGCGTaatcaatattatatattaaatccagaaatcaaggggctttaatgtaattaaagaaagttatacaaattaactatactatatagttttaaattactagcaccgtgtgatggacccgattaagggatctcaatgcaaatattatatagcagtttgggttaaaattaaattatatagaaacttggtaatttttctaaacatttgtaagagactaaaacatggttaatttccttaaaataaaataattaattaagatgatcaatttccttaaaataaaatacttaattaagatggtcaatttcaaggagactaaaagaaagaagatgcttggtaattttcctaaatatttataaaagactagaagatggtcaatttccttaaaataaaataattaattagtataaacatgcacacttatggtattaattattatcatcataaaattatatattaaatttaaaatctatgcaattttattaaattttatagtttattagaagtatagagatgttaattatttaacatacaaaaatataatataagtaagttataaataattcaagttagattccataatatataatattgcataattctttcgatttgatttaatgcatatatgtaatatatttatataaatatataatcctcttaaaattgcatgcctaagtagtaaaagtaatttcacaagaaagaaaagaattgtagtaacattggatatagttatatgatagtaatcactcatttgaatagtaaaagtaacaatattatcagcgagattagtgaaagtggtagaaacaacaacgagagtagtgaaataatcaatattaatgctgcaatagtgaaagtaacaataattacagcgagagtagtgaaattatcaatattaatgcggcaatagtgacaaTAACAATAGTTATGGCGGGAGTactgaaagtaacaatgattacaggcaagtagtgaaatgttattgctattgtttcattaataagagtaaaatattaatagcaggagtagtgaatttgtctcaaaatttatttatcgtaattttagtatatatcatagaaaaatatattaatgataaatttatgggttatgcaactttaagtaattttatttaatgaaaaaaaattaatggttaGTAGAGGTAACCCGAgcaaagccgggcaccaatactagtttgaTTCTTAATTCAAAATCAATACCAAATTTGAAAGGTATTTAGGGTTAacttttaagttttttttttttaacttgtgCCCAGTGGGCACATATTAAGGTGCTAATTAGAGAACGATTTATATAAATATATCATGAGAAATTGAAATATGGTCTCAAATTTGCCATACTTAGAGAATTATGGATATAAATCTTTTTCTAATTAACACCTTAACATGTGGCCATTACAGATTAGAAAAACCGAACTTTTAATATTGCTTCAAAGATAAATTACatgattacttttttttttttttctaatacttGATTACTTTATAAAGTTGCAAAAATTACTCAcaaaacttttcaattttagtctATTCAATCGGGACTGCAATTAACCGGTCTTAAACTAAACCAGACCGAAAACCAAAAGTTTAAAAAGTGTAGGCCGAAAATCGGAGCTAAATAAAATAAGTCTGATCCATTTTTTTAGTCCGGACCTGAACTTGATGAGCCCTAGTTGCAAGTTGTAACATACGGAATTACGGATTATTCCAGTGATCATATACTCAAGGAGACCAGAAGAATAACGACACCTTATCCATCCCTACTTATCATCCCTACTTATCATTAATCAAATATACCACATTTATATGCATGGGCCTATAAAACCACACAATCGATAAAACCATCGCATTATTGTAAATTTTGAAATAATGACGATACAGTTGAAGGATGACAATTGACACTTGATATAACTTCAATCTCTACCAATTGTTGGTTGGCGCACGTGATAGCGTGAGATGCTGACTTAGTAGGGAGGTCATGGGATCGATCACTGGCACaatgcgattgggaggggtttaaataccgtaatccttggacacgccccgaaatccggattagtcggcccaatgtggttcggattaccggatggtttagaccaaaaaaaaaaaaaaaatataacttcAATCTCTTAAATGAACAGTCACTTTTCGGTAAAAAAGGATCTATGTGCTAGATCtgtcaaatgggtcaatcggtTCGGGTTTGAGCCATTTTCAAGCAGGTATTATCAAATTTGGGCCGAGCTATACTGGTCGGGTCAATTTGGGTTCGGGACTTGCGTTCGggtgtcgggtcgggtcaattctgCCAGGTTTACTAGATCTTGTGAGCTATTCCGTACTCTAAAACACAAATCCTTGTTTTAACATGTCAATATTCGTTTTAAACTTGAAACTCATTCAATATATATATAGTAAATGAGACCAAAGAAAAATGTCTAGGATGATGTCGTCCTAGAAGAGACTGATTGCTGATTACTCCCtctccggtcaattgttgtcctttgattttggcacaaatatCAAAAAAAGTGGaaggggtcaattactaaatgacaagtaaactaaattgagtgtgaatgataaAATTGTTTTTCAAATTCATTcataaaatagaaaggataacaacTAACGACTAAGACACCTAgaaatagaaaaggacaacaagGAGTATAACATTATTGTAGGTGGTAAAAATATTTaaaaatatttaatttatttgGACAATTGTGAAGATTGAAGGTTAACTAGTCATTTTCGGAGCAGTTGTGTACTTGAATGTATTTATGATATCAATTTTTAAACGTTTGCTTTAGCCATGCACCGTATTATATATATAGCGCGATTTTAATGCTTAGACGATGGAAGAGGTGCATTGTAGTTGAACAACACAATTAATTTCTTCAGAAAATAATGGAGAAAACTTTAGATGAGGTGAAAGAGTACTTTATGTCAGGAAAAACGAAAGATGCATCTTGGAGGATATCGCAGCTAAAAGGGTTGCTAAAATTCGCGAAAGAAAGAGAGACGGATATATTTAAAGCTCTTAAGCTTGATATTGGCAAGCATCCTGTGGAATCATATCGAGATGAGGTATGACTTCATGAATTTACGTCTTGCATAAGGTCGTTTTATCGTAACTAAGAAATCTTTGATACGGAGTAGCAAGTAATTCTTCGAGTGTGTGGTTCTTGATAGGTTGGACCATTGACGAAAGACATAAATGTAGCAATGGATAATTTAGCAAGCTGGATGCGTGGGAAGAAGGTCCGTTTATAGAATCCATTTTTAAAATAAtgcttaaaaataaaatatttgtcgttttgggtcggttttgaaaatatttgtcaaaatggtatCCACGTAGACTCGGGTTTTCAAAACCTGAAACACGGAACAGACACGCCATTACTAGTGGCGTGTTTATAGTGAGTAGGGAAAAAAacttctataaaatggactaaaggaaacacgccattgggaatggcgggtttcgggGAGGAAACACGCCACTCCCAAATCCCAatggctttttttttttcttttttttttttttttaagttcattGGAGTATGTCAGTTGGGAAAAAACTGTAAAGATACCCAATGCTAATGACGTGTTTCCTTCATAAAACGCGCAATTGGTAATGACATGTTTGTTCCGTATTTTAGGTTTTGAAAACCCGAGcatacgtggacaccattttgacaaatattttcaaaaccgacccaaaacaacaaatattttatttttgaccattattttaaaaaaatcgtTCCCGTTTAtattatgaataatattaatttttgtttaaaatacGTAATTTAACCTAGTGCAGCAAGTGCGTTCAGCGGCCTGAACTGCAGTAAGTCTGTAAGTGTGTGTTGTATGATAATTTGGCAGGTGAAATTGCCAATTGCTGCATTTCCGACATCAACATCGCTAGTATCGGAACCACTAGGTCTAGTCCTCATAATTTCGTCATGGAATTTCCCGATTGGTGAGCCGTGAGCCTAACTAAATTAGAaacaaatgttttttttttttttttatgataagATTTGCGAAAACATAACAATTATTTGTGTTTGGAGCAGGACTGTCTTTGGAGCCGTTGATAGGAGCAATAGCAGCCGGGAACGTAGCAGTGTTAAAACCATCGGAGTTAGCCCCTGCGACTTCTGCACTCCTTGCGGAGGCGCTTCCAAAGTACTTGGATGAAAATGCAATTAAGGTCATTGAAGGCGGTGCTGATGTTTGTGATCGATTATTGCAGTATAATTGGGACAAGATCTTCTTCACAGGTATCTAACATTTGTTTTCCGCAGTATTATTAATTTTAAGTCATACGGAGTAATTACTAAGGTTGTTGTAAGTCGATAAATTTAGAGTAATTTGAAATTAGTCGGTGATAACGTGTCAAATCGGGTCATTTTCAAACTCGGTAATTTTCTAGTTAAGAGTTACAGATAAGGTCAGATGGGGCAAATCAGACACAAGTGCGTGTCAAAGTGTCGAGACTCGAGACAACTGTGGACCAGATGAATTGACATACTCTTATTTGGCAACAGGTAGTCCTCGAGTTGGACAGTTGGTAATGACTGCTGCCGCGAAACATTTGACACCAGTAACTCTGGAATTAGGTGGAAAATGCCCTCTAGTTTTGGATTCACTGCCTGGAAACTCATGGCTTAGGGAGGTAAATGATGATATTCTGATTAATCCTAaataaatgaataggcgaaactccaacTTTTTCCGCGTAAAACATATTTCCTAGAATAGTGCTTGTTATTTTTAGCACAGCTACTCTCCCTTGCGACGGGTCGAATCCTTGCAACGGGTATTTTGtctcacaaaacgaataggggggacaaggtggtgTCCCACCCCATGTGCTCTCTCTCTCCTTCCCATGGGCATTTTGTCTCACAAAATGGTACCcgtcgcaagtttgcgacggGTATCTCCGTCATAAGTGAGATTTTGCCTTTTTAGCATATACTATAAGTGTAGATATGATAAGTTATAAATGGGTATAAttttttgtatttaaatatttataacatttaatattcACTTTTTCTTACCctgcacaaatttatctccgatctttttaagataaggaaattctttttttttttaaagaacttattgataaaaatttgttgactttttatgataagaacTTGCGGCTAAAAAAATAtgatattagtaaatatttgttaaaattcattgactttttataataaaaatttgcagctaaaaaatatgttattagtaaatatttgtaaattaacatcattaatttatcagtaaaaaaacaaaaaaaaattcaaaaaaaatactcattttattaTTTCTTACGATTTAAACTAGTTATTCGATTAAATAGATAAAGATACGAGTTATTAAGTAAGTAACACGGTGAATCATTTGGTTTTCACTTATGTTGGCACAATTTCTGTGACAAGGTTGCAATGAAGCGAATAATAGCAGGAAAATTCGGAACATGCAACGGTCAAGTATGCCTTGGGGTGGATTACATCCTTGTAGAAAAGAAACTCTACTCAGAATTGGTGAGCTCATTGGAGAAAACAATCAAGAAAACCTTAGGAAGCAAACCAGAAGAGTGTGTTGCAAAGATAGTGAACAAACACCATTTTACGAGATTGAAGGTTCTTCTTGATGAACCTCGCGTGAAAAGCTCTATCGTCTATGGCGGTTCTGTAATGGATGAGGATAAATTGTGAGTTAACATAATCACATTTATTTCACATAAAGAAAGCACAAATAAGTATCGCGAGTCTTTTTTCTTTATTCTGCAATAATAATCGTGTGTTGATGAAAAGGGAAAATTTTTACGCAGGTACATTGAGCCGACAATCTTAGTAAATCCTCCTCTTGATGCTGAAATCATGACAGAAGAAATTTTCGGTCCACTTCTCCCGGTGATTACAGTGAGTATCGGAATTAGTATAAGTAGACCTGTACTCGGGCCGGGCTGGCTAGGGAGCGGGTTGGGTTCATCTGGTTAGACCCGGACCAGGCAGTGCGGGTCGGGCTTGTGCGGGCCGTGTCTGTGTATGCTTGACCCAGGCAAGGGCCCGAGGCGGGCCGGGCTGGCAGGCCTACcaatttacttatttatttatttatttatttttgctaaaatggcgGGCCAAGGCGGGTCGAGCTGGAATTTTAGGACCCGGCCCAGGCCACGGACAACGGCGGGCCAAGACCGGGTCGGTCCGGGTCAGCCCGTGCTGATGGCCAGCTCTAAGTATAAGAAATTAGCGAGTTTGGAATTTTTTTTCGTAGACTGACTACTGACAGTCAGAAATGAAGCAAGCATGACAGAATAGAACATGACTGACTGACTGAACTTGAATGTTTTATGGTTACAGTTGGAGCACATT from Silene latifolia isolate original U9 population chromosome 5, ASM4854445v1, whole genome shotgun sequence encodes the following:
- the LOC141657841 gene encoding aldehyde dehydrogenase family 3 member F1-like, whose amino-acid sequence is MEKTLDEVKEYFMSGKTKDASWRISQLKGLLKFAKERETDIFKALKLDIGKHPVESYRDEVGPLTKDINVAMDNLASWMRGKKVKLPIAAFPTSTSLVSEPLGLVLIISSWNFPIGLSLEPLIGAIAAGNVAVLKPSELAPATSALLAEALPKYLDENAIKVIEGGADVCDRLLQYNWDKIFFTGSPRVGQLVMTAAAKHLTPVTLELGGKCPLVLDSLPGNSWLREVAMKRIIAGKFGTCNGQVCLGVDYILVEKKLYSELVSSLEKTIKKTLGSKPEECVAKIVNKHHFTRLKVLLDEPRVKSSIVYGGSVMDEDKLYIEPTILVNPPLDAEIMTEEIFGPLLPVITLEHIEDSIKFINSRPKPLSIYCFTNNDKLSKRLASETSSGTLVFNDTVIQYAADTVPFGGVGESGFGRYHGKFTFDTFSHEKTILKRSLFPDFWFRYPPWDPKKMEIFRAVYVFNYVLVVLIVLGLKKPRPLPNDI